One genomic window of Salmo salar chromosome ssa12, Ssal_v3.1, whole genome shotgun sequence includes the following:
- the ifngr1b gene encoding interferon gamma receptor 1b precursor — MMLASCVSLTFLMVLVTAVSTLVPPPENVTVSCTNFQTTVYWNYSELLNQTLSKLILHGDLNDHSFLLDSTKPHHYDLPPFIWNAKELDRYFVTITASDGTVESASLESSIFTFSRDLTADITCKLDFPAVKVSMKDMEVTVSFDNPYHLYTELKESRIRVDDKSLLYHVTYENTDGPFECQIKDKVCRHHFTVLEKKEQYCVSLEGYAKSHTVMFSRIGPICGYEHKTISLESSLLMILSLIIIGIVAFVVFVIIRLCKRSIRKRNLSNFRRTLASNLSNTHDKNIMDLQCEIIAHISGIEPATTTSQSTLETSEEEEEATTSVGFSAYLQHSISCRQVGEGLLDSRSQLRSELLEVTQLCSVLLCGDDSKESDSRTLEVEDMDFTASGYDRQHVPLLEVEMSAGDVVVGYGPT; from the exons ATGATGTTGGCTTCTTGTGTTTCACTGACATTCCTGATGGTTTTGGTCACAGCGGTTTCCACACTGG TTCCACCTCCAGAAAATGTGACAGTAAGCTGCACCAACTTTCAGACAACTGTTTATTGGAACTACAGTGAACTGCTTAATCAAACTCTCTCCAAATTGATACTACATGGGGATCTCAA TGATCATAGTTTTCTGCTGGATTCCACTAAACCGCATCATTATGACCTCCCCCCCTTCATATGGAATGCTAAAGAATTGGATCGCTACTTTGTGACTATAACGGCCAGTGATGGAACGGTGGAATCGGCATCTCTGGAGTCCTCGATATTCACATTTAGTAGAGACCTTACAGCTGACATCACGT GCAAGTTGGATTTCCCTGCTGTAAAAGTGTCAATGAAGGATATGGAGGTCACAGTTAGCTTCGACAACCCTTACCACCTGTACACAGAACTGAAAGAGTCTCGCATACGTGTAGATGACAAAAGCTTACTTTACCATGTAACCTATGAAAAT ACTGATGGCCCTTTTGAGTGTCAGATAAAAGACAAAGTCTGCCGTCATCACTTCACAGTCCTGGAGAAGAAGGAGCAGTACTGTGTTAGTCTGGAGGGGTATGCAAAGAGCCACACAGTTATGTTCAGCAGAATAGGACCCATCTGTGGCTATGAACACA AAACAATTTCACTGGAATCATCTTTGCTCATGATTTTGTCATTGATCATCATTGGCATTGTGGCCTTTGTAGTCTTTGTGATAATAAGGCTCTGCAAGAGAAGCATACGGAAAAGAAACTTGTCCAATTTTCGAAGGACTTTG GCTTCAAACCTATCAAACACACATGACAAGAATATAATGGACCTGCAATGCGAGATCATAGCGCACATCAGTGGCATAGAACCAGCTACCACCACATCCCAGAGCACGTTGGAAACttcagaagaggaagaggaagcaaCCACTAGCGTTGGATTTTCGGCTTACCTTCAACACTCCATTAGTTGTAGGCAGGTGGGAGAGGGCTTATTGGACAGCAGAAGCCAATTACGGTCTGAGCTTCTGGAGGTGACACAGCTATGCTCTGTGCTGCTGTGTGGAGATGACTCAAAGGAATCAGACTCGAGGACATTGGAGGTGGAGGACATGGATTTCACAGCCTCTGGCTATGACAGACAACACGTCCCTCTACTGGAGGTGGAGATGAGTGCAGGAGATGTAGTGGTGGGCTATGGCCCCACCTGA
- the ltv1l gene encoding LTV1-like (The RefSeq protein has 2 substitutions compared to this genomic sequence), with product MPNKRKKAFIDKKKAVTFHLVHRSQRDPLAADEKAPQHVLLPAQKVEVEKRQEEQREFGVFFDDDYNYLQHLRETVRPVEWASSGKSQRGKRTHDFQDGDDNEEYEEEEEKVTPQTVSFNLPSSVFASEFEEDVGMLNKAAPISGPRLDMDPDIVAALDEDFDFDDPDNMLDDDFILKANDVNGAVGVGDDDEEWEDTEEGESDSEGDVDSEGAVSGDEDGEGHPREFMFMDEETKTRFTEYSMTSSVMRRNEQLTLLDDRFEKFFEQFDEDEIGALDNAELEGHIEPDSARLEEVIKDYFKQKELDYQRPDALGPKELPVVREEEEDEDEEEQEMETIVLMAPAEKWDCETIISTYSNFYNHPKIIKDPPKAKPIRVSTRTGIPLDVLPGRGLTAKQAERMERINDSDLPRVATQPRPREESKEERKARKQAIKEERKERRTEKKANKEAFKQEKVYQEKQMLNLRSNVQGLKLS from the exons ATG CCTAATAAAAGGAAGAAGGCATTTATTGACAAGAAAAAAGCGGTGACCTTCCACCTGGTCCACAGAAGTCAGAGGGACCCCCTCGCTGCTGACGAGAAAGCACCGCAGCATGTCCTCCTACCCGCACAAAAG gtggaggtggagaagcGGCAAGAGGAGCAGAGGGAGTTTGGGGTGTTTTTCGACGATGACTACAACTATCTGCAGCACCTGAGAGAAACGGTTCGGCCCGTAGAGTGGGCTTCATCTGGCAAATCACAGAGAGGCAAACGTACCCATGACTTCCATGATGGGGATGACAATGAGGaatatgaggaagaggaggaaaaggTTACTCCT CAGACCGTCTCCTTCAACTTGCCCTCCTCTGTGTTTGCGTCAGAGTTTGAGGAGGATGTGGGAATGTTGAACAAAGCTGCCCCCATCTCAG GACCCAGGCTGGACATGGACCCAGACATTGTAGCTGCTCTCGATGAGGACTTTGACTTTGACGACCCAGACAACATGCTGGATGACGATTTCATTTTGAAGGCCAACGATGTCAATGGAGCTGTTGGTGTGGG TGACGATGATGAAGAGTGGGAAGATACAGAGGAAGGGGAGAGCGACTCTGAGGGGGACGTTGACTCTGAGGGCGCTGTCTCTGGTGATGAGGACGGCGAGGGGCACCCCAGGGAGTTCATGTTCATGGACGAGGAGACGAAAACTCGCTTCACAGAATACTCCATGACCTCGTCAGTCATGAGGAGGAACGAACAGCTCACGCTGCTGGACGACCGCTTTGAGAAG TTTTTCGAGCAGTTTGACGAGGATGAGATTGGGGCCCTGGACAACGCTGAGCTGGAAGGGCATATCGAGCCAGACAGTGCACGCCTGGAGGAGGTCATCAAAGACTACTTCAAACAGAAGGAGttaga CTACCAGAGGCCTGATGCCCTGGGTCCTAAAGAGCTGCCagtggtgagggaggaggaggaagatgaggataaAGAGGAACAGGAGATGGAGACCATTGTCCTGATGGCACCAGCAGAGAAGTGGGACTGTGAAACCATTATCA GTACCTATTCAAATTTTTATAACCATCCAAAAATCATCAAAGATCCACCAAAG GCCAAGCCCATCCGAGTATCCACCAGGACAGGCATTCCTCTGGACGTCCTTCCCGGGAGGGGCCTGACAGCCAAGCAGGCTGAGCGCATGGAGCGTATCAACGACTCAGACCTGCCCCGCGTCGCCACACAGCCCAGACCTCGCGAGGAGAGCAAGGAGGAGCGGAAAGCCAGGAAACAGGCCATCAAAGAGGAGCGCAAG GAGCGAAGAACAGAAAAGAAGGCCAACAAAGAGGCGTTCAAACAGGAAAAGGTCTATCAAGAAAAACAAATGTTGAACCTGCGTTCCAACGTCCAGGGTCTAAAGCTGTCTTAG
- the ltv1l gene encoding LTV1-like isoform X1, producing the protein MPNKRKKAFIDKKKAVTFHLVHRSQRDPLAADEKAPQHVLLPAQKVEVEKRQEEQREFGVFFDDDYNYLQHLRETVRPVEWASSGKSQRGKRTHDFHDGDDNEEYEEEEEKVTPTVSFNLPSSVFASEFEEDVGMLNKAAPISGPRLDMDPDIVAALDEDFDFDDPDNMLDDDFILKANDVNGAVGVGDDDEEWEDTEEGESDSEGDVDSEGAVSGDEDGEGHPREFMFMDEETKTRFTEYSMTSSVMRRNEQLTLLDDRFEKFFEQFDEDEIGALDNAELEGHIEPDSARLEEVIKDYFKQKELDYQRPDALGPKELPVVREEEEDEDKEEQEMETIVLMAPAEKWDCETIISTYSNFYNHPKIIKDPPKAKPIRVSTRTGIPLDVLPGRGLTAKQAERMERINDSDLPRVATQPRPREESKEERKARKQAIKEERKERRTEKKANKEAFKQEKVYQEKQMLNLRSNVQGLKLS; encoded by the exons ATG CCTAATAAAAGGAAGAAGGCATTTATTGACAAGAAAAAAGCGGTGACCTTCCACCTGGTCCACAGAAGTCAGAGGGACCCCCTCGCTGCTGACGAGAAAGCACCGCAGCATGTCCTCCTACCCGCACAAAAG gtggaggtggagaagcGGCAAGAGGAGCAGAGGGAGTTTGGGGTGTTTTTCGACGATGACTACAACTATCTGCAGCACCTGAGAGAAACGGTTCGGCCCGTAGAGTGGGCTTCATCTGGCAAATCACAGAGAGGCAAACGTACCCATGACTTCCATGATGGGGATGACAATGAGGaatatgaggaagaggaggaaaaggTTACTCCT ACCGTCTCCTTCAACTTGCCCTCCTCTGTGTTTGCGTCAGAGTTTGAGGAGGATGTGGGAATGTTGAACAAAGCTGCCCCCATCTCAG GACCCAGGCTGGACATGGACCCAGACATTGTAGCTGCTCTCGATGAGGACTTTGACTTTGACGACCCAGACAACATGCTGGATGACGATTTCATTTTGAAGGCCAACGATGTCAATGGAGCTGTTGGTGTGGG TGACGATGATGAAGAGTGGGAAGATACAGAGGAAGGGGAGAGCGACTCTGAGGGGGACGTTGACTCTGAGGGCGCTGTCTCTGGTGATGAGGACGGCGAGGGGCACCCCAGGGAGTTCATGTTCATGGACGAGGAGACGAAAACTCGCTTCACAGAATACTCCATGACCTCGTCAGTCATGAGGAGGAACGAACAGCTCACGCTGCTGGACGACCGCTTTGAGAAG TTTTTCGAGCAGTTTGACGAGGATGAGATTGGGGCCCTGGACAACGCTGAGCTGGAAGGGCATATCGAGCCAGACAGTGCACGCCTGGAGGAGGTCATCAAAGACTACTTCAAACAGAAGGAGttaga CTACCAGAGGCCTGATGCCCTGGGTCCTAAAGAGCTGCCagtggtgagggaggaggaggaagatgaggataaAGAGGAACAGGAGATGGAGACCATTGTCCTGATGGCACCAGCAGAGAAGTGGGACTGTGAAACCATTATCA GTACCTATTCAAATTTTTATAACCATCCAAAAATCATCAAAGATCCACCAAAG GCCAAGCCCATCCGAGTATCCACCAGGACAGGCATTCCTCTGGACGTCCTTCCCGGGAGGGGCCTGACAGCCAAGCAGGCTGAGCGCATGGAGCGTATCAACGACTCAGACCTGCCCCGCGTCGCCACACAGCCCAGACCTCGCGAGGAGAGCAAGGAGGAGCGGAAAGCCAGGAAACAGGCCATCAAAGAGGAGCGCAAG GAGCGAAGAACAGAAAAGAAGGCCAACAAAGAGGCGTTCAAACAGGAAAAGGTCTATCAAGAAAAACAAATGTTGAACCTGCGTTCCAACGTCCAGGGTCTAAAGCTGTCTTAG